From the genome of Zonotrichia albicollis isolate bZonAlb1 chromosome 20, bZonAlb1.hap1, whole genome shotgun sequence, one region includes:
- the NKAIN1 gene encoding sodium/potassium-transporting ATPase subunit beta-1-interacting protein 1, producing MGRCNGRCTLVGFCCLQLVAALERQIFDFLGYQWAPILANFLHIMAVILGIFGTIQYRSRYLMMYAVWLVLWVGWNAFIICFYLEVGRLSQDRDFIMTFNTSLHRSWWMENGPGCLVTPVLNSPLAPEDHHVITVSGCLLDYQYIEVVSSATQIFLALFGFVYACYVSKVFLEEEDSFDFIGGFDSYGYQAPQKTSHLQLQPLYTSG from the exons GTCGCTGCTCTGGAGAGGCAGATCTTTGATTTCCTGGGATACCAGTGGGCCCCCATCCTGGCCAACTTCCTGCACATCATGGCcgtgattttggggattttcggGACCATCCAGTACAGATCCAGATACCTCATGATG TACGCCGTGTGGTTGGTGCTGTGGGTCGGCTGGAACGCCTTCATCATCTGCTTCTACCTGGAGGTCGGGCGCTTGTCACAG gaccGGGATTTCATCATGACCTTCAACACGTCCCTGCACCGCTCGTGGTGGATGGAGAACGGCCCTGGCTGTTTGGTGACGCCGGTGCTCAACTCCCCGCTGGCGCCCGAGGATCACCACGTCATCACGGTCAGCGGCTGCCTGCTGGACTACCAGTACATCGAGGTGGTGAGCAGCGCCACGCAGATCTTCCTGGCG CTCTTCGGCTTCGTCTACGCCTGCTACGTCAGCAAAGTGttcctggaggaggaggacagcT TTGATTTCATCGGCGGCTTTGACTCTTACGGGTACCAGGCACCGCAGAAGACGTCGCACCTGCAGCTACAGCCGCTCTACAC CTCGGGATAA